The following proteins are encoded in a genomic region of Labeo rohita strain BAU-BD-2019 chromosome 5, IGBB_LRoh.1.0, whole genome shotgun sequence:
- the lrrc74b gene encoding LOW QUALITY PROTEIN: leucine-rich repeat-containing protein 74B (The sequence of the model RefSeq protein was modified relative to this genomic sequence to represent the inferred CDS: deleted 2 bases in 1 codon), producing MVAGKKVTKESILPSVCEDEGNEGGKEEDLGGIASRPVSRPRSLYSRGSVDGQTVSRSPSQHQITRMAHQDEDHTNEEDEVDEGGDIQPGDGQQQERKSVIGDEDFDTDLELDRFHNERRAYDPTGQSSYREACKMLNVIPVSYFLRNMNQSELNMMHYGLGSQGTKALAISLVTNTSILKLNLRDNWMEGIGGAAIADMLKENCYITEIDLSENRMGEYGARALSSMLLENSTLFSLNLSGNHLDERAARHLSSALNGNQKLQHLDLSHNRFGDIAGEILGAAIAENAGMKSLNLAWNCIRGKGAIAFAKGLEGNIFLRTLDLSYNGLGKEGAVALEEALKHNNTLEDLNISNNRIPLEGAIHFALGLKVNTTLRILKMSRNPMQSAGCFAILKSVQANPETAVEFLEFSDICVDQEFEDLLESTKGTLPNLQVKHGGKINAVLKKS from the exons ATGGTAGCAGGCAAAAAGGTGACAAAAGAAAGTATTCTTCCATCGGTGTGTGAAGATGAAGGAAATGAAGGTGGAAAAGAAGAGGATTTGGGTGGAATCGCAAGCAGGCCGGTCAGTAGACCCAGAAGTCTCTACAGCAGAGGAAGTGTGGATGGCCAA ACAGTGTCTAGATCTCCCAGCCAGCATCAAATCACAAGAATGGCCCATCAGGATGAAGATCATACGAATGAAGAAGATGAAGTGGATGAAGGTGGAGATATCCAACCAGGTGATGGACAGCAGCAAGAGAGGAAGAGT GTCATCGGTGACGAAGATTTTGACACAGACCTGGAACTCGACAGATTTCACA ATGAAAGACGAGCATATGACCCTACAGGACAGTCCAGCTACAGAGAGGCTTGTAAGATGCTGAATGTAATTCCAGTATCCTACTTCCTTCGAAATATGAACCAGAGTGAACTCAACATGATGCATTATGGGCTGGGATCACAG GGAACAAAAGCTCTGGCGATTTCTTTGGTAACCAACACCTCCATCTTGAAGCTGAATCTGCGAGATAATTGGATGGAGGGAATAGGCGGGGCTGCCATTGCTGATATGCTCAAAGAGAATTGCTACATCACAG AAATTGATTTGTCTGAAAACCGGATGGGTGAATACGGAGCCAGGGCTTTGTCCAGCATGCTGTTGGAAAACTCTACCCTATTCTCTCTCAACCTCTCCGGGAACCATCTGGACGAGCGAGCGGCCAGACACCTGTCCTCAGCTCTGAACGGCAACCAGAAACTTCAGCACCTCGACCTGAGTCACAACAGATTCGGAGATATAGCAG GGGAAATCCTGGGTGCTGCTATTGCCGAGAACGCGGGAATGAAGTCACTCAATCTGGCTTGGAACTGCATTCGAGGAAAAGGAGCCATTGCATTTGCTAAAGGCCTGGAG GGAAATATCTTCTTGCGGACCCTGGATTTGTCGTACAACGGTCTGGGTAAAGAAGGAGCTGTGGCTCTAGAGGAAGCACTCAAACACAACAATACACTGGAGGATCTGAACATCAG CAATAACCGCATACCGCTTGAAGGAGCCATCCATTTTGCTCTGGGCCTCAAAGTGAACACGACATTACGAATTCTCAAA ATGTCTAGGAACCCAATGCAGTCAGCGGGATGCTTcgccattttaaaatcagttcaGGCAAACCCAGAAACTGCAGTTGAGTTCTTAGAGTTCTCT GATATTTGCGTGGATCAGGAATTTGAAGACTTACTCGAAAGCACTAAAGGAACACTTCCAAACCTTCAAGTGAAACATGGTGGAAAAATTAATGCTGTGCTTAAAAAGAGCTGA